In the Pseudonocardia cypriaca genome, one interval contains:
- a CDS encoding WhiB family transcriptional regulator: protein MDWRHRAICRDEDPELFFPVGTSGPALLQIAEAKTVCRRCPVVTECLTWALESGQDAGVWGGMSEDERRALKRRNARTRARTA, encoded by the coding sequence ATGGATTGGCGTCACCGCGCTATCTGCCGCGACGAGGACCCCGAGCTGTTCTTCCCTGTGGGGACCAGCGGTCCTGCGCTGCTGCAGATCGCCGAGGCCAAGACCGTCTGCCGGCGCTGCCCCGTGGTCACCGAGTGCCTCACCTGGGCCCTCGAGAGCGGCCAGGATGCAGGCGTCTGGGGCGGCATGAGCGAGGACGAGCGCCGGGCGCTGAAGCGCCGCAACGCGCGCACGCGGGCACGTACTGCCTGA
- a CDS encoding GNAT family N-acetyltransferase produces the protein MIREAREADVAAVVGLVHELAEYERSPELCTLTEDQLHAAVFGPEAVARCHVAEVAGEVVGCAVWFRSFSTWRGVPGIYLEDLFVRPAHRGSGLGKALLAQLAAVCAEQGYARLEWQVLDWNEPSIGFYRSLGAVPMDEWTTFRLDGEALTAFAKTAEG, from the coding sequence GTGATCCGGGAAGCACGCGAAGCTGACGTTGCGGCGGTCGTCGGCCTCGTCCACGAGCTCGCCGAGTACGAGCGCAGCCCCGAGCTGTGCACGCTCACCGAGGACCAGCTGCACGCCGCGGTGTTCGGCCCGGAGGCCGTGGCGCGCTGCCACGTCGCCGAGGTGGCGGGCGAGGTCGTGGGCTGCGCGGTCTGGTTCCGCAGCTTCTCGACGTGGCGCGGGGTGCCCGGGATCTACCTCGAGGACCTGTTCGTGCGGCCGGCACACCGCGGCAGCGGGCTGGGCAAGGCGCTGCTGGCCCAGCTCGCGGCCGTGTGCGCCGAGCAGGGCTACGCGCGGCTGGAGTGGCAGGTGCTGGACTGGAACGAGCCGTCGATCGGCTTCTACCGCTCGCTTGGCGCCGTGCCGATGGACGAGTGGACGACCTTCCGGCTCGACGGCGAGGCGCTCACGGCGTTCGCGAAGACCGCGGAGGGCTGA